In Bacillus sp. Cs-700, one genomic interval encodes:
- a CDS encoding GNAT family protein, giving the protein MFGLRINEEITLKLLEIDDAKELFALVDESREYLRKWLPWVDNMKNEKDYEPVIEMWLKQFSSHDGYQAGILYNGKLAGMVGFHGIDWSNKKASIGYWLAENFQGNGIMTAAVKGIIDQAFHEYGLNRVEIQCGIENKKSRAIPERIGFKQEGVVRDAEYLYGHFHDTILYSLLSREWK; this is encoded by the coding sequence ATGTTTGGGTTACGAATTAATGAGGAGATAACGCTAAAATTACTTGAGATTGACGATGCGAAAGAGCTCTTTGCGTTAGTAGATGAGTCCAGAGAATATTTACGAAAATGGCTTCCTTGGGTTGATAACATGAAGAACGAGAAGGACTATGAACCTGTTATCGAAATGTGGTTAAAACAATTTTCTTCGCATGATGGTTATCAAGCGGGAATTTTGTACAATGGAAAACTAGCAGGCATGGTCGGTTTTCATGGCATCGACTGGTCAAATAAAAAAGCCAGCATCGGCTATTGGTTAGCAGAGAACTTTCAAGGAAACGGTATAATGACAGCTGCTGTGAAGGGAATTATTGACCAGGCGTTTCACGAGTATGGATTGAATCGCGTTGAAATCCAATGTGGGATTGAAAATAAAAAAAGTAGAGCCATTCCTGAACGCATTGGTTTTAAACAAGAAGGAGTCGTTAGAGATGCCGAATACTTGTACGGCCATTTCCATGACACCATACTCTATAGTCTTTTATCGAGAGAATGGAAGTAA
- a CDS encoding DUF2975 domain-containing protein, which yields MNRGSTYFLRSVVLLLGTSVLLLCIFGLPWIAKEASGNAEFASLIYPVLIGMYVAAIPFFIALFQALRLLRLIDKDDAFSVFSVNALRVIKFCAVAISLVYVIVMPFFYFIGEKDDAPGVILIGLVFIFASLVIAVFTAVLQKLLKSAIEIKSENDLTV from the coding sequence ATGAATCGAGGATCTACCTATTTTTTAAGATCAGTAGTTCTTCTGCTTGGAACTTCAGTTCTATTATTATGTATATTTGGTTTACCCTGGATCGCTAAAGAAGCATCGGGAAATGCAGAGTTTGCTTCTCTGATCTATCCTGTTTTAATAGGAATGTACGTAGCAGCTATCCCATTTTTTATAGCATTATTTCAGGCATTGAGACTTTTACGTTTAATTGATAAAGACGATGCGTTCTCGGTATTTTCTGTCAATGCTTTAAGGGTGATCAAATTCTGTGCGGTGGCAATAAGTCTTGTCTATGTTATCGTTATGCCGTTTTTCTATTTCATTGGAGAGAAAGACGATGCGCCGGGAGTGATTTTAATTGGGCTCGTATTTATTTTTGCTTCACTTGTGATTGCTGTATTTACTGCTGTTCTACAGAAATTATTAAAGAGTGCCATTGAGATTAAATCTGAAAATGATTTAACGGTTTGA
- a CDS encoding helix-turn-helix transcriptional regulator → MAIIINIDVMLAKRKMSVTELSGKVGITMANLSILKNGKAKAVRFSTLEAICKALECQPGDILEYMNEEDSDD, encoded by the coding sequence ATGGCAATTATTATTAATATTGATGTAATGCTGGCTAAAAGAAAAATGAGCGTAACCGAACTTTCAGGGAAAGTGGGAATCACCATGGCAAACCTATCGATATTGAAAAATGGGAAGGCTAAGGCGGTTCGTTTTTCTACGTTAGAGGCGATTTGTAAAGCATTAGAATGCCAGCCAGGAGACATTTTGGAATATATGAATGAAGAAGATTCCGATGATTAA
- a CDS encoding DUF817 domain-containing protein, with protein sequence MRAMKQLGHFGVEQALSCLFPVVIFASLAVTQIISLPFLPRYDWLLIICLFMQWGMVRSGLETLDELKVITLFHIIGLALELFKVHMGSWSYPDEGYTKILGVPLYSGFMYASVASYLCQAWRRLHIQLINWPSNWIVVPLSASIYLNFFTHHYWIDVRWWLSGLVIIVFWKSWVTYEVNWSQYRMPIALSFVLIGFFIWIAENIATFFGAWEYPNQTEAWSLVHLGKVSSWLLLVIVSFLIVATLKRVKGESRSSWQENLFVHKDSEKLHE encoded by the coding sequence ATGAGAGCAATGAAGCAACTCGGCCATTTTGGTGTGGAGCAAGCGCTATCTTGTTTGTTTCCTGTTGTTATCTTCGCTTCTTTAGCCGTCACACAAATAATTTCATTACCTTTCCTACCACGTTATGATTGGCTGCTTATTATTTGCCTTTTTATGCAGTGGGGGATGGTACGCTCAGGTCTTGAAACGCTCGATGAACTAAAGGTGATTACATTGTTTCATATCATCGGGCTAGCGCTTGAACTCTTTAAAGTGCATATGGGTTCCTGGTCATACCCTGACGAGGGCTATACAAAAATACTAGGAGTTCCTTTGTATAGTGGCTTTATGTACGCAAGTGTCGCAAGTTATCTTTGTCAGGCGTGGAGGAGGTTGCATATTCAGCTCATCAACTGGCCGTCAAATTGGATTGTTGTCCCTTTATCAGCTAGCATTTATTTAAATTTTTTTACTCATCACTATTGGATTGATGTCCGCTGGTGGTTATCTGGTCTCGTGATCATCGTATTCTGGAAATCATGGGTTACATACGAGGTTAACTGGAGTCAGTACCGTATGCCAATTGCTCTTTCTTTTGTTCTGATCGGTTTTTTTATATGGATTGCAGAAAATATTGCTACCTTCTTTGGCGCCTGGGAGTATCCGAATCAAACAGAAGCTTGGAGTCTCGTTCATTTAGGTAAAGTAAGCTCTTGGCTTTTGCTTGTCATAGTGAGTTTTCTTATCGTAGCCACGTTAAAACGTGTCAAAGGAGAAAGTAGATCAAGCTGGCAAGAAAATTTATTTGTTCATAAGGATAGCGAGAAATTGCATGAGTGA
- a CDS encoding HIT family protein → MLPNVECLGCKLANKMDPVHVIYEDAQVCCFLDIEPFNEGHTLILPKRHFQDVEELDLLTANAIMKASMKISKALKQLFAPDGISICQNGGQFNDLGHYHMHLIPRFHGQPFYNEAEIDNAKEKQNLKKTKTNLMKQLHGDQ, encoded by the coding sequence ATGTTACCAAATGTCGAATGCTTAGGTTGTAAATTAGCCAATAAAATGGACCCTGTTCATGTGATTTATGAAGATGCTCAGGTTTGTTGCTTTTTAGATATCGAACCTTTTAATGAAGGTCACACGTTAATCTTACCGAAGAGGCATTTCCAAGATGTCGAGGAGTTAGACCTATTAACAGCAAATGCCATTATGAAAGCTTCAATGAAAATTTCAAAAGCACTCAAGCAGCTATTCGCTCCAGATGGCATAAGTATTTGCCAAAATGGTGGTCAATTTAACGATTTAGGTCATTATCATATGCATTTGATTCCAAGGTTTCATGGTCAACCATTTTATAACGAAGCAGAAATTGACAATGCCAAGGAGAAGCAGAACCTTAAAAAAACTAAGACTAATTTAATGAAGCAATTACATGGTGATCAGTGA
- a CDS encoding VOC family protein, whose protein sequence is MVFEMTTQVRVSNMAEGRKWYETFLNKEPDFIPHEGFAEWELMPGCWLQVAEGKVTEGNGPLRLGVTDISAERERLMQHLNMEKFEIHSRSEVPVKWGTFTDPWGNRLGFFEYLDKNEEEKQRKSIIGL, encoded by the coding sequence ATGGTTTTTGAAATGACTACTCAAGTTCGTGTTTCCAACATGGCAGAGGGGCGTAAGTGGTATGAGACTTTTTTAAATAAGGAACCTGATTTTATTCCTCATGAGGGATTTGCGGAATGGGAACTCATGCCTGGATGCTGGTTACAAGTAGCAGAAGGGAAAGTAACGGAAGGGAATGGCCCTTTGCGGTTAGGGGTTACTGATATTTCAGCCGAAAGGGAGCGATTAATGCAGCACTTAAACATGGAAAAGTTTGAAATACATTCGAGGTCAGAAGTTCCAGTTAAATGGGGGACATTCACAGATCCCTGGGGAAACCGTCTGGGTTTTTTTGAATACCTGGATAAGAATGAAGAAGAAAAACAAAGGAAATCGATAATAGGCCTATAA
- a CDS encoding VOC family protein, with amino-acid sequence MIERIDTLCMKVKNVEKSSDWYENLLGFSVVFKGEGYRVLRVGDGSNVPLTIEEGNVTHNADQSYPIFYSKDIQGLYKKLKEHNVRVSELHDDGVNHFFDFFDMDDNKLQVCYFKE; translated from the coding sequence ATGATTGAGAGAATTGATACGCTGTGCATGAAAGTAAAAAACGTTGAGAAATCAAGTGATTGGTACGAAAATTTATTAGGTTTCTCGGTGGTTTTTAAGGGTGAAGGGTATCGTGTTTTAAGGGTTGGGGATGGAAGCAATGTACCGTTAACTATCGAAGAAGGAAACGTAACCCATAACGCGGATCAAAGTTATCCAATCTTTTACTCAAAGGACATTCAAGGATTATATAAAAAACTGAAGGAGCATAATGTCAGAGTTAGTGAACTACATGACGATGGTGTCAATCACTTCTTCGATTTCTTTGATATGGATGATAATAAACTTCAAGTTTGTTATTTTAAAGAGTAA
- a CDS encoding Type 1 glutamine amidotransferase-like domain-containing protein translates to MGKLFLYSDQIIESPENQRLDSLLFNGMETEKIKVGYIPSTKDKDKKYFRTKVDYYQNYGVSDIMFFDLYAEFTSNNINKLMECDIIHLSAGNPIEFKKAIKQRKMEQVLWDYYHSGGIIVGVSGGAVQLGQSTRLFHLFKGSDCVESSDALKMVNFEFLPHYNRWNNDFKQEVLAYSKRTGTRILCVNDGDGVIVNGENIQMIGDIKVIGG, encoded by the coding sequence ATGGGGAAGTTGTTTTTGTATAGTGATCAAATTATTGAATCTCCTGAAAATCAACGATTAGACTCATTACTTTTTAATGGAATGGAAACGGAAAAAATTAAGGTTGGTTATATTCCATCAACGAAAGATAAAGATAAAAAGTATTTTCGTACAAAAGTGGATTACTACCAGAATTACGGTGTTTCGGATATTATGTTTTTTGATTTATACGCTGAATTTACTTCAAATAATATTAACAAGCTCATGGAATGTGACATTATCCATCTTTCTGCAGGAAACCCGATTGAGTTTAAGAAAGCGATTAAACAACGCAAAATGGAACAGGTTTTATGGGATTATTATCATAGCGGAGGAATCATTGTTGGCGTAAGTGGCGGTGCCGTTCAACTTGGTCAGTCTACTAGATTATTTCATCTTTTTAAGGGTTCAGACTGTGTGGAGTCTTCTGATGCCCTAAAGATGGTGAATTTTGAATTTCTCCCCCATTACAATCGTTGGAATAATGACTTTAAACAAGAGGTTCTAGCATACTCAAAAAGAACGGGAACAAGAATTTTATGCGTGAATGACGGAGATGGCGTTATAGTCAATGGGGAGAACATCCAAATGATCGGTGACATTAAGGTAATTGGCGGATAA
- the crtI gene encoding phytoene desaturase family protein — MKTIAIIGAGLGGLSASIKLASKGYDVHVFEKNSYTGGKMMPVKIGTHHFDFGPNTMTMPEVFDSIFEEANLNPRNYYSWIKLDNHTKNVDHDGQSFMMSTDDAYMKSQLHKLDPFAAENYHAYLKEIERLYYLSKNSFFPRMFTKWQDYLSPGLFNAVVQVRPLEKMNHFHERYFKHPLLLKAFNRYSTYIGSSPYQAPATFAMIGYLEMVQGVYYVKGGNTKLAKSLEMAAKDLGVTFHLNSQVTNIHIENKKARRIDTATASLPIDHVIINGDLLHAYPNLVDEKNRPSMPNKKIERSSPSISAFVIMAGLSTKLKNLEHHQVYFSKNYAQEFETLFNGQWPDDPTIYISNSSVTDPSVSPEGDNLFILVNAPPLTKENRISLEAYKEKVYDKLEKYGLSIRDHLVVEKIIGPEEIQERFHAFRGALYGISSNSLKNSFLRPSNQSKDIANLFFAGGSTHPGGGSPMVVISGKNVAEKIIQEDHSTV, encoded by the coding sequence ATGAAAACAATTGCAATTATCGGGGCTGGACTCGGTGGACTGTCTGCCTCGATTAAACTAGCAAGCAAAGGATACGATGTACACGTTTTTGAAAAAAATTCTTATACAGGTGGAAAAATGATGCCCGTTAAAATAGGTACACATCATTTTGATTTTGGTCCAAACACGATGACCATGCCTGAAGTGTTTGATTCTATTTTTGAAGAAGCAAACCTTAACCCTAGAAATTATTACAGCTGGATAAAACTCGATAATCATACAAAAAACGTGGATCATGATGGACAATCTTTTATGATGAGTACCGATGATGCATATATGAAAAGCCAACTACATAAGCTTGATCCGTTTGCTGCTGAGAACTATCATGCCTATTTAAAGGAAATCGAACGGCTCTATTATTTATCTAAGAACTCGTTCTTTCCGAGGATGTTTACGAAATGGCAGGATTACTTGTCTCCCGGTCTCTTTAACGCTGTGGTTCAAGTGCGGCCACTAGAAAAAATGAACCATTTTCACGAACGCTATTTTAAGCACCCGCTCTTATTAAAAGCCTTTAATCGTTATTCGACGTATATAGGTTCATCCCCCTATCAAGCACCTGCAACATTTGCCATGATTGGCTATCTTGAAATGGTACAAGGTGTCTATTATGTAAAGGGTGGAAACACGAAGCTTGCAAAAAGTCTTGAAATGGCAGCGAAGGATCTGGGCGTTACTTTTCACCTTAATTCACAGGTAACGAACATACACATTGAGAACAAAAAAGCGCGCCGAATTGATACAGCGACCGCATCGCTTCCAATCGATCATGTCATTATTAATGGAGACTTGCTTCACGCCTATCCGAACTTAGTAGATGAGAAAAATCGACCATCAATGCCTAACAAGAAAATCGAGCGGTCTTCTCCATCAATTTCAGCTTTTGTGATTATGGCCGGGCTATCAACAAAGTTAAAAAACCTCGAGCACCATCAAGTTTACTTTTCAAAGAATTACGCTCAAGAGTTTGAAACGCTATTTAACGGGCAGTGGCCAGACGATCCGACAATTTACATCTCAAATTCTTCTGTCACGGATCCTTCCGTCTCTCCAGAAGGTGATAATCTTTTTATTTTAGTTAACGCCCCACCTCTTACGAAAGAGAACCGTATTTCTTTAGAAGCTTATAAAGAAAAAGTCTATGATAAATTGGAAAAGTACGGGCTCTCGATTCGAGACCATCTTGTTGTTGAGAAGATCATTGGACCTGAAGAGATTCAAGAAAGGTTTCACGCTTTTCGAGGAGCATTATACGGTATTTCCTCGAATTCACTAAAAAACAGCTTTCTCCGTCCATCGAATCAATCAAAGGATATCGCGAATCTCTTCTTTGCAGGAGGAAGTACGCATCCAGGAGGCGGATCACCGATGGTCGTAATTAGTGGGAAAAATGTCGCTGAAAAGATTATACAAGAAGATCATTCTACGGTTTAA
- a CDS encoding glycosyltransferase family 2 protein — translation MILIYTCILGVFLLWTIINSLFMPRLKGTGDENGLVSILVPLRDEERNVSELVQSLKKLTYQNIEFLLLDDHSTDQTLDLLFKYTKNDQRFTIVQGKELPEGWTGKVYACHQLSEHAKGDYLLFHDADLRLSPSAIQAALSLMKKRKASMLTGFPAFPVSLFLEKLLVPLQHFVVHFHLPIGPANGTTLPSFTAAHGAFIMVHQEAYKQVGGHASIQETLLDDIDLAKAFKKKGHKVLLANITNMVTCYMYQTNREVWEGFTKNLFPGLGRSRFLIMMLFIFYGLFYVGPLVLLSIGLYTFMTDSLQLTLFIPYVLIVLQKLWIDGRTNQKMTLAFLMPLSAIAFMTLLIHSMRTGLKQKGYVWKGRTYS, via the coding sequence ATGATACTTATTTATACATGTATTCTTGGCGTATTTCTTCTTTGGACGATCATTAATTCGTTATTCATGCCACGCCTTAAAGGGACGGGGGACGAGAATGGGCTAGTATCCATTCTTGTCCCCCTTCGTGATGAGGAACGTAACGTAAGTGAGCTTGTCCAAAGTTTAAAAAAGCTGACGTATCAAAACATCGAATTTCTCCTTCTGGATGATCACTCTACGGATCAAACGCTGGATTTACTTTTTAAATATACAAAAAACGATCAGCGGTTTACCATTGTACAAGGGAAAGAACTTCCTGAAGGATGGACTGGTAAAGTATACGCTTGTCATCAGCTTAGTGAACATGCGAAAGGAGACTATTTGCTTTTTCATGATGCTGACTTACGTTTGTCGCCTAGTGCCATTCAAGCAGCACTCTCTCTTATGAAAAAGCGTAAGGCTTCTATGTTAACAGGTTTCCCTGCATTTCCAGTCAGCCTTTTTCTCGAAAAGCTACTTGTACCACTTCAACATTTTGTTGTTCATTTCCATCTTCCAATAGGTCCAGCAAACGGAACAACGCTCCCCTCCTTCACCGCAGCTCATGGGGCATTTATTATGGTGCATCAGGAAGCATACAAGCAGGTAGGTGGTCATGCGAGCATTCAAGAAACACTACTTGATGATATTGATTTAGCAAAAGCATTTAAGAAAAAAGGACATAAGGTCCTCCTTGCGAATATTACGAACATGGTCACGTGCTACATGTATCAAACAAATCGAGAAGTATGGGAAGGTTTCACGAAAAATTTGTTTCCAGGTCTTGGACGCTCTCGGTTTCTAATAATGATGCTTTTTATTTTTTACGGTCTCTTTTATGTCGGACCGCTTGTTCTACTATCGATTGGACTTTATACCTTTATGACAGACTCACTTCAACTCACTTTATTTATCCCCTACGTACTTATCGTTTTACAAAAACTATGGATTGATGGGAGAACGAATCAGAAAATGACGCTAGCATTTCTCATGCCACTTAGCGCTATTGCATTTATGACGCTTCTGATCCATTCCATGCGAACTGGCTTAAAACAGAAGGGGTATGTTTGGAAAGGAAGAACTTACTCATGA